A portion of the Fusobacterium sp. genome contains these proteins:
- a CDS encoding autotransporter outer membrane beta-barrel domain-containing protein: MIQLLKNLTFNFFMSALIHIKYEVIMIMSGNSVRKKELKKKVLYPLLTVGIMSVCISGENAWASEVKNIVGVVNEPSSIGTGPIIANDNWTVTIGDDTTPTKVTQDGGTVISLNDSGNITVKANATVEGNSNSSGGGHFNSGPNVIEFNSNSTLTIEAGGTVQQLGSTTNGEAINAHGFGNTIINNGTIHSNNGAALWFQDTSTSSSPAGRNKVINNGTISTSKGDGYNVFGSSRGSSGPGLVFENYGTVKGSLKFGNGDDSLLFGPGSQITGNVDGGGGTNDLTLDADSGESATLAGSVLNFSSITKIGEGAWAILGGTPAVPGDLHPSSPINGSLKGVNSLVIKNGGLALVGANPEFKGTVKIEGPGRLNVQAQGINGATNVVNDGNLIFEQPFDDSYTGSAITGNGQVVKIGSGSLTMDSSSDNTYSGGTLINEGALVVDKDSDLGAASGSITLGVNNAIGGTNGTLRFGSNFDLAATRSITLMEGGGTIDTQGYTTNISQIIAGSGSLTKTGSGSLILNGANTYSGGTILEEGVLGINSDSALGSSNSRLVMYDTTTLQLDGNVNSSRPVTLAGGPSSTMTINTQGNNGVFTGNIDGRGDLVKVGSGMLTLYGNNLYQGSTILEEGVLGINSDSALGSSNSRLVMYDTTTLQLDGNVDSSRAVTLAGGPSSTMTINTQGNSGIFAGRIDGYGGLVKIGSGILTLYGNNLYQGGTRIEAGTLAINSDASLGGEVSSLELWDKTTLRLDGNVSMNSRPVIIGGGGSTVPQSVTIDTQGYTGLISQNIVQSTDGATRLVKIGTGTLGLYGNNTYSGDTWVKNGTIAITSSLGLGMGDVYLGDHENTSLNGSGNTQGILQADADIDFTNSIQSIFLNKGGGAINTNGYIVTLGENTIRDGIGGAAPNIGRDLHKTGAGVLTLLNNQYYSGRTFIDQGILRLDAVDPNTPLNNSKGLLNTPEVTVAAGSRLEGQGIVGNSINAQLGNTNAPTVSPTDFTTIINNGTIAPGLERFSNTFDDTNSQFVPLTLAGNYRAGNNARVEIHTELLDDMSHHGSLTIDGVIDSASNKNGTSVSVIHQGGNGATTDHGIEIIRLRGNGSGISQGELINQLGENFHLASDFKTSRGQNAVVAGAYSYIMESDKDWYGDINNQAGLFLRNASNSDGSLVLHPATPLYESYLLILGGLNKLPTLEQRVGHRPWLKENKEQEAGYDRGNAGIYPREVWMRVEGMKGYYKPDLDSDKDNESSYRLRFSRINVGMDIPIYENDEGSRLFAGINGNMSKAWSDIDSPHGNGDITTTGHGFGATLTWYNHNGFYTDAQAWYNWFKSDIDSDTITSSSHQIKENHAKGYALSLEVGRIFDFNQYWSLTPQAQIIYSRVNFDRFTDIQNSVIVNEKDYKGLEGRLGMALNYEKSHLNSSGKVVRNKVYLLGNVRHEFKGDSTISISGVDYESNLNSTWVSLGIGGSHNWNEDKYSVYGEVSLASSTKKFGEEYELVGEIGLRIAF; encoded by the coding sequence ATGATTCAATTATTAAAAAATCTGACTTTTAATTTTTTTATGTCAGCTTTAATACATATAAAATATGAGGTGATTATGATAATGTCAGGAAATTCTGTAAGAAAGAAAGAGTTAAAAAAGAAAGTACTATATCCACTGCTCACAGTAGGGATTATGTCTGTTTGTATATCTGGAGAGAATGCTTGGGCAAGTGAGGTCAAAAATATTGTAGGGGTAGTCAATGAGCCATCTTCTATTGGTACAGGTCCAATAATTGCAAATGATAATTGGACAGTGACTATTGGTGATGACACTACACCAACTAAAGTGACACAGGATGGAGGTACAGTAATTAGTTTGAACGATAGTGGGAATATCACAGTTAAAGCCAATGCTACTGTAGAAGGAAACAGTAATTCTAGTGGTGGTGGCCATTTTAATAGTGGGCCTAATGTCATTGAGTTTAATAGTAACTCCACATTGACTATTGAGGCTGGAGGTACTGTGCAGCAACTAGGTTCTACTACTAATGGGGAAGCTATTAATGCCCATGGTTTTGGTAATACTATTATTAATAATGGAACAATTCACAGTAACAATGGGGCAGCCTTATGGTTTCAAGATACTTCTACCTCTTCATCTCCTGCTGGTAGAAATAAGGTTATAAATAATGGAACTATTTCCACAAGCAAAGGTGATGGTTATAATGTTTTTGGTAGTAGCCGTGGTAGTAGTGGACCTGGTTTAGTGTTTGAGAATTATGGAACTGTTAAAGGTTCATTAAAATTTGGGAATGGTGATGATAGTTTACTTTTTGGACCAGGCTCACAGATTACTGGTAACGTTGATGGCGGTGGGGGAACAAATGATCTGACTTTAGATGCCGATTCTGGAGAATCAGCTACTCTGGCTGGTTCAGTATTGAACTTTTCATCTATCACTAAGATTGGTGAAGGAGCATGGGCTATTCTTGGTGGTACTCCAGCAGTTCCTGGTGATCTTCATCCCTCATCACCTATCAATGGTTCATTGAAAGGTGTAAATTCTTTAGTTATTAAAAATGGTGGATTGGCACTAGTAGGAGCTAACCCTGAGTTTAAGGGAACTGTTAAAATTGAAGGCCCTGGTAGATTAAATGTTCAGGCTCAGGGAATAAATGGTGCTACCAATGTAGTAAATGATGGTAATTTGATTTTTGAACAGCCATTTGATGACAGCTATACTGGTAGTGCTATAACTGGAAATGGTCAGGTTGTAAAAATTGGTTCTGGTTCTCTGACTATGGATTCTAGCAGTGATAACACTTACAGTGGAGGAACACTGATCAATGAAGGGGCTCTTGTTGTAGATAAAGACAGTGATCTTGGAGCTGCATCTGGTAGTATAACACTTGGTGTGAATAATGCAATAGGAGGAACTAATGGAACATTACGTTTTGGTAGTAATTTTGATCTGGCAGCTACTAGGTCAATTACCCTAATGGAAGGTGGAGGAACCATTGATACTCAAGGATATACAACAAATATTAGTCAGATTATTGCAGGTTCTGGGAGTCTGACAAAGACAGGTTCAGGCAGTTTAATTTTGAATGGTGCAAATACCTATTCTGGTGGAACTATCCTTGAAGAGGGAGTGTTAGGGATTAACTCAGATTCAGCTCTAGGAAGCAGTAACAGCCGCTTAGTAATGTATGATACTACAACACTTCAACTTGATGGAAATGTCAATTCAAGTCGACCAGTTACTCTAGCTGGAGGACCATCGAGCACAATGACAATTAATACACAGGGAAATAACGGTGTTTTTACTGGAAATATAGATGGACGTGGAGATTTGGTGAAGGTTGGCAGTGGTATGTTAACTCTCTATGGAAATAATCTGTATCAAGGTAGTACTATCCTTGAGGAAGGAGTGTTAGGGATTAACTCAGATTCAGCTCTGGGAAGCAGTAACAGCCGCTTAGTAATGTATGATACTACAACACTTCAACTTGACGGAAATGTCGATTCAAGTCGGGCAGTCACTCTAGCTGGAGGACCATCAAGCACAATGACAATCAATACACAGGGGAATAGTGGTATTTTTGCTGGTAGGATAGATGGGTATGGAGGTTTAGTAAAAATTGGCAGTGGTATATTAACTCTCTATGGAAATAATCTGTACCAAGGTGGTACCAGAATTGAAGCTGGAACACTGGCAATTAATTCTGATGCTTCTCTTGGTGGAGAAGTTAGCTCACTTGAGCTGTGGGATAAAACTACTTTAAGACTAGATGGCAATGTTTCTATGAATTCAAGGCCTGTAATTATTGGTGGTGGTGGCAGTACAGTACCACAATCGGTGACTATTGATACACAAGGGTATACAGGGCTTATCTCACAAAATATTGTACAGAGTACAGATGGAGCTACTAGGTTAGTCAAGATTGGTACAGGGACATTAGGGTTATATGGTAATAATACATACAGTGGAGATACATGGGTAAAGAATGGTACAATAGCAATTACATCATCTCTTGGTTTAGGAATGGGTGATGTATATCTAGGTGATCATGAAAATACTTCTTTAAATGGAAGTGGGAATACACAAGGTATATTACAAGCTGATGCAGACATTGATTTCACAAATTCAATACAGTCTATCTTTTTAAATAAAGGTGGTGGAGCAATCAACACCAATGGATATATTGTCACATTAGGAGAAAATACTATCAGAGACGGCATTGGAGGTGCTGCACCTAATATTGGCAGAGATCTGCACAAAACTGGAGCAGGGGTCTTGACACTACTTAATAATCAATATTATTCTGGTCGTACTTTTATTGATCAAGGAATATTGCGTCTAGATGCTGTTGATCCTAACACACCTTTGAACAATTCAAAGGGCTTATTGAATACTCCAGAAGTAACAGTTGCAGCTGGATCACGATTGGAAGGGCAAGGGATCGTGGGAAATTCTATAAATGCACAACTTGGTAATACAAATGCTCCAACTGTCAGCCCTACAGACTTTACCACTATTATTAATAATGGTACTATTGCACCAGGTCTTGAGCGTTTCAGCAATACCTTTGATGATACAAACTCTCAGTTTGTACCACTGACTCTTGCGGGGAACTATAGAGCTGGAAATAATGCCAGAGTAGAGATTCACACTGAACTTTTGGATGACATGTCCCACCATGGGTCACTGACTATTGATGGTGTGATTGATTCCGCTTCAAATAAAAATGGAACTAGTGTATCTGTAATTCATCAGGGAGGTAATGGTGCAACAACAGATCATGGTATTGAAATAATTCGTCTGCGTGGAAATGGTTCTGGTATTAGTCAGGGTGAGTTGATCAATCAACTTGGTGAAAATTTCCATCTTGCTTCTGACTTTAAGACAAGTAGAGGACAAAACGCTGTTGTAGCTGGTGCTTACAGCTATATTATGGAGAGTGATAAAGACTGGTATGGAGATATTAATAACCAAGCAGGACTCTTTTTACGTAATGCCAGCAATAGTGATGGTTCTTTGGTGCTTCATCCAGCAACACCCCTTTATGAGTCATATTTGCTGATTTTGGGTGGTCTTAACAAGCTGCCTACACTAGAACAGCGGGTTGGTCATCGTCCTTGGTTAAAAGAGAACAAAGAACAAGAAGCAGGTTATGATCGAGGTAATGCTGGTATTTATCCAAGAGAAGTCTGGATGCGTGTGGAAGGTATGAAAGGTTATTATAAACCAGATCTAGATTCAGATAAAGATAATGAAAGTTCTTATAGGTTGCGTTTCAGCAGAATTAATGTTGGTATGGACATACCTATATACGAGAATGATGAAGGTTCTCGTCTATTTGCCGGAATCAATGGTAATATGAGCAAAGCTTGGTCTGACATAGACTCTCCACATGGTAATGGTGATATCACCACTACTGGACATGGATTTGGAGCTACTTTGACTTGGTACAATCACAATGGTTTTTATACTGATGCTCAAGCTTGGTATAACTGGTTTAAAAGTGATATCGATTCTGACACAATTACTTCAAGTTCTCATCAGATAAAGGAAAATCATGCTAAAGGTTATGCATTAAGTCTTGAGGTAGGACGCATTTTTGACTTTAATCAATATTGGTCTCTGACACCTCAGGCTCAAATTATTTACTCACGAGTGAACTTTGACAGATTTACGGATATTCAAAATAGTGTAATAGTGAATGAAAAAGATTATAAAGGACTCGAAGGAAGACTTGGTATGGCTCTTAATTATGAAAAGAGTCATCTGAATTCTTCTGGCAAAGTTGTTCGTAATAAAGTATATTTATTAGGAAATGTTCGTCATGAATTTAAAGGTGACTCAACTATTAGTATTTCAGGTGTAGACTATGAAAGTAATCTGAACAGTACTTGGGTGAGTCTGGGTATTGGTGGTTCGCATAATTGGAATGAAGATAAGTATTCAGTTTATGGAGAAGTTAGCTTGGCCAGCAGCACGAAAAAATTTGGTGAAGAATATGAACTAGTTGGAGAAATAGGTTTGCGTATAGCTTTTTAG
- a CDS encoding DapH/DapD/GlmU-related protein: MTIEKFLEHVNSGKNIPTNTDIHIFMTKLSNEAMKITTKLNNSYHTPEEIREIFVQLTGKDIDSSFRIFPPFYTDCGKNIHIGKNVFINTCCHFQDQGGIFIGDGVLIGHNVTLATLDHGFNPEDRGTTYPAPIIIEKNVWIGANVTIVSGVRIGENAIIAAGAVVTKDIPANVVAGGVPAKIIKRI, encoded by the coding sequence ATGACTATTGAAAAATTTTTAGAGCATGTAAATAGTGGAAAAAATATCCCAACAAATACAGATATTCATATATTTATGACAAAACTAAGCAATGAAGCTATGAAAATAACAACTAAATTAAATAATTCCTATCATACTCCTGAAGAAATCAGAGAAATATTTGTACAATTAACAGGAAAAGATATTGATAGTTCTTTTCGTATCTTTCCACCATTTTATACTGATTGCGGAAAAAATATTCATATTGGAAAAAATGTTTTTATAAACACATGCTGCCATTTTCAAGATCAAGGAGGAATCTTTATTGGAGATGGGGTACTTATTGGGCACAATGTAACTTTAGCAACTCTTGACCATGGTTTTAATCCTGAAGATAGAGGAACTACATATCCAGCTCCAATTATCATAGAAAAAAATGTCTGGATAGGTGCTAATGTGACAATTGTATCTGGTGTCAGAATAGGAGAAAATGCAATAATTGCAGCAGGAGCAGTGGTTACAAAAGATATTCCTGCAAATGTAGTTGCTGGAGGAGTTCCAGCAAAAATAATAAAAAGAATATAG
- a CDS encoding flavodoxin family protein, which yields MKKNVLIISTSPRKKGNSDILASEFEKGALESGHQIKKINLYDKTINFCKGCLVCQSTKKCIIKDDASDIVEEMLHNDVIVFATPIYFYEMCGQMKTLLDRTNPLFPSDYSFTDIYLLATAADNSKNSMDGAIKGLQGWVDCFEKTNLKGVVKGLGADIAGTIRNFPDTLKESFNLGKNL from the coding sequence ATGAAAAAAAATGTTTTGATTATTTCTACAAGTCCACGTAAAAAAGGAAATTCAGATATATTAGCATCTGAATTTGAAAAAGGTGCTCTTGAATCTGGACATCAGATTAAAAAAATAAATCTTTATGACAAAACTATTAATTTCTGTAAAGGATGTTTGGTTTGCCAGTCTACTAAAAAATGTATTATAAAAGATGATGCCAGTGACATTGTGGAAGAGATGCTTCATAATGATGTTATTGTATTTGCTACACCAATATATTTCTATGAAATGTGTGGCCAGATGAAAACTTTATTAGACAGAACAAACCCTCTATTTCCATCAGATTATTCATTTACTGATATCTACCTTCTGGCAACAGCAGCAGATAACAGTAAAAATTCAATGGATGGAGCTATTAAAGGACTTCAAGGTTGGGTGGATTGTTTTGAAAAAACAAATTTAAAAGGTGTAGTAAAAGGACTTGGTGCTGATATAGCTGGAACTATTAGAAATTTTCCTGATACTTTAAAGGAATCTTTTAATTTAGGTAAAAATCTTTAA